DNA from Planctomycetota bacterium:
AAGTCGACGGACGGGTCCTTGTAGTCGTGCGGATCGTCCGGCAGGCCGTCGATGAAATCGGTGATCGATTCGGCTGTGATGTCCTCGTGGAGGACGTCGTTCACCAGGGCCACGGGTGCGGTTCCGCAGGAGCCGAGGCACTCGAGTGCAACGACGGTGAACCGGCCGTCGTCGGTGGTTTCGCCGACGTCCATCAGCTCCAGCTTGTCGAGAAGCTTGTCGATAATGCCTTGCGCACCAACGATTTCGCACGCAAGTGACCGGCAGACGGCAACGAGGTACTTCCCCTTGGGCTGGAGCCAGTACTCTTCGTAGAAGGTGGCCGTATCGAACGCTTCGGCCGGAGAGACCTCCAAAAACTCAGCCACTTCCCGCAAGGCGGCGGGATCGATGTGGCCGTACTCGTGCTGGACGAGGTGCAGCGCCGGCAGGAGGCAGGCCCTTTTTGTCGGATATCTAGGGAAAAAGACAGTTTCCAGCTGCTTTTTGAGCGCATCGGTCAGCAGCGGCTCTCCCGCATCCAGACGCGTGCGACGGGT
Protein-coding regions in this window:
- a CDS encoding NAD(P)H-dependent oxidoreductase subunit E, which produces MPWIAEDTRRTRLDAGEPLLTDALKKQLETVFFPRYPTKRACLLPALHLVQHEYGHIDPAALREVAEFLEVSPAEAFDTATFYEEYWLQPKGKYLVAVCRSLACEIVGAQGIIDKLLDKLELMDVGETTDDGRFTVVALECLGSCGTAPVALVNDVLHEDITAESITDFIDGLPDDPHDYKDPSVDFDVPHDNPPNAATVHPVG